Part of the Halalkalibacter krulwichiae genome is shown below.
CAGCCCAATTTGCCACCTGGTCAGATTTGACAAACGCGGAAAAGCGAACTCTTTTTTCACGATACTTCCTTGCCTTAAACATTTGCATCATTGTTGCAAATCCATGCACACTCTCATGCTTTGAACGGATGATTGCTGAGGCTTTTCCACCATGGGCTTTTCGAGTATCGACCCCAATTTCATATTCATTTGGGTTAGAGCCACTCGGCATCCAACCTTTTGGTATTAATTTGTTCAATGGCAAATCCTCCTTTGTTAAAAATAAATTCCTTGTAAATTTACGATATTTTGCTGGACTAATATGGAACACTTGTTTAAAAGCTCTCGAAAAAGCTTCCTGTGATGAAAAATGATACTTCAAAGCAATCTCAAGTACACGTTCATCACTTAACACAAGCTCAGAAGCAGCATGGGTTAGTCGTCTCCGTCTGATATACTCCGTTAAAGACATCCCCACAATCGATTGAAAAATTCGATGAAAATGAAAAGGAGAATATGAAACTTGTTCAGCTATTTCTGCTAACGATAGTTGTGTTAACAAATGCTCTTCTACATACGTAATCGAATCACGAACAGCCGTCATGTAATGTTTTCTCAACACCTCTCCCCCTCCCAACTTATTGTAACAAACCCACAAAATGGATTTTTGATTTTTTTTGCGATATATACGAATACACTAAAAATACTTTTCCTTTCCCTCTTACAACGTCAACCGTTTTTTAAATCGATCTCAAAAAAGCATGATATTATCTTTTTATTGTATTGATCAGATCATTCGCAAGGTTATAAAATAGAATTAAATAACAAACAATAAAAATTTCTATCCACTACCATGTGACATAAATTTGAAATGCAAGTCGTTTTTGACGCTATCCGTATACATTATTAATTCAGAATATTCAAAAATATTATAAAAGGGTGAGCTAAATGAAAGATACAAACTGGTCAGATTGGCAAAAAAAAATTATTCAACAGGAATATGTAGAGCCAGATATTACAATCGAAAAAATTAAAAGCTCGATTGAAAAAATTAATCAAAAATACAGCCACCGTTATGTAGCTGCAGCAAGAAAATAATCGCTTTAATAACCTCTAAACTTTGAAACTCACAGTTTAGAGGTTTTTTTCTATATATTTTTCTCATAAGAAAAACCTTCACCTGATTACGGCAAAGGCATTAAACATGCAGTAGCTACAACTTCCAAGCTGTAAGATTTACTTTTGCTTTTCCTTCTGATGAAAAAGAGATCCCCGTCTCTGTTATTTTAGGGTAAATACGTACCGAGAATACCTCTTCACCATCATTAACAAACAGCTCCAATGATGATGTATCAAGATAGATTCGGAGGTTATCCAACGTTTCTATATGACAAAAGCGTTCTTCAACTGTTTGTCCATCAACAAAGCTAATACGGTCGACTTTCAGTAATTGCTCTTTTGGAGAATAAACAATATTGGCATGATTGCGAATGTTTATTGAGATCGGTTCATTCTTTTCCAAGTTCTCCATGAACAACTCAAGCGTTTCTCCTTCTATCTTGTCAAAGCTTTGTTTGTTTGACTTTAGTTCAACACCAGGATATGAAACTTCTTCTTTCCGCAGCTCTTTTAACTCTACAATTGGCTGTTGATAGAGCTTGCCGTCTACTAGCTTTAATTCTCTAGGCAGTGTCATTGCATGAACCCATTTGTGTTCAATCGTCGGATGAGCATCCTCACGCTCTTCTGGCATTCCAAACCAACCAATTAAAATACGACGACCTTGTTCATCAACCGTTGTTTGAGGAGCATAAAATTCAAAGCCCCGATCAATTTCTACAAAGGCTCCATGATTGTACTTAGCGTGTTCGTAATCTAATTCGCCAATAACATAACCCGCCTGATAGAGATTTTGATAGTGGATCCCGTCTGACTCGATTCCTTGAGGCGAGAAGACAAGGACTTCTTGACCATCAAGTGTAAATAAGTCAGGGCATTCCCACATATAACCAAAGTCACCAAATTGTCCGATATGTGCACCAGCTATTGCCCCAAATTCTCCCAATGATGTAAATCATTCGAGCGAAATAAAACGGCTTTTCCTGTTTCATCCTTACTTTGCGCACCAATAATTAGGTAGAATTGACCGTCATGCTCCCACACTTTCGGATCGCGAAAATGAGGCGTGTAACCTTCTGGAAGATTCAATACAACGCCCTTTTTTTCAAAATCCAGTCCATTTTCCGAAACAGCCATAACTTGGTATGTTTCGCGATTATTATGCTCATCTTTGACATTTCCAGTGTAGAATAAATAAATCTTGCCTTCATGCTCAATGGCACTACCTGAGTAGCAGCCATTTTTATCAAACCAATCACTTGGAGTAAGAGCGATATCCTCATGTTGCCAATCCACTAAATTTGTAGACGTGTAGTGTCCCCAGAACTTCGCTCCATGCTCTGTTGCAAACGGATTCCATTGATAGAACAAATGATAAATTCCATTAAACTGAATAAAACCATTAGGGTCATTTAACAAACCAACAGGCGGCATGACATGGTACGCTAATCGATACCGATCGGCGTTTACTACCTTTTTTTGCTTTTCAACTTCTTCATATGCTTTCTTTCGCAATTGCTGATCAAGTTGTGACATGTAAAATCTCCTTTTTCGTGCTCTTTCTCATAAAGCAAATCTTATCTTACATAACGATCTTTTTCAAACTATTTTAAAACCAATTGTCGCTCATTCAACGCTCGCTCCAACGCCTCAACCGTTAATTTTAAAGTAGAATCTAAATATAAGTCAGCTTGCTTTAGAAATGGTTCATGGCCAACACCTACTGAAAACATTTCCGTTTGTAAGATCGCTGATAATCCTGGTTCCCCATCCTCAATTGCAACACATTCACTAGGGTCCGCACCTGCTAATTCAGCTGCTTTTAAGAAAATCTCAGGATCTGGCTTTCCCTTTTTAAGCTTTGTGACATCAACAACGTCTTGAAAATAATCAATTAGCTGCAACTGCGTTAATACGAGCTCAGCATTTTGACTAGCTGAAGCAATGACCATTGGGATGTTGCGATTAGCCAACTGCTGAATAAATGCTCGTATGCCCGGCTGAGCATCCTCTGCCGTTAGTTTGGAAATTAATTGTTGGTAATGTTTATTTTTTTCTTCACAAATATCAGCTATTTCCTGTTCCTTATATGTACGTCCACAACGCTTAATCATTGCGTCAACTGTCTTTCGACGACTAAGCCCTTGC
Proteins encoded:
- a CDS encoding helix-turn-helix transcriptional regulator; this encodes MRKHYMTAVRDSITYVEEHLLTQLSLAEIAEQVSYSPFHFHRIFQSIVGMSLTEYIRRRRLTHAASELVLSDERVLEIALKYHFSSQEAFSRAFKQVFHISPAKYRKFTRNLFLTKEDLPLNKLIPKGWMPSGSNPNEYEIGVDTRKAHGGKASAIIRSKHESVHGFATMMQMFKARKYREKRVRFSAFVKSDQVANWAGLWMRVDGEADEILAFDNMEGRPIKGTTSWSPYEVVLDIPEEASVINIGILLAGSGTVWLDSVEFEEVDDSVSVTSGDPLLVLPDEPTNLHFELDFEGAINNEAKEEKG
- the pgmB gene encoding beta-phosphoglucomutase, giving the protein MKQIKVVIFDMDGVISNTVPLHFETNSRLAKQLGVDFTEEWNQSLQGLSRRKTVDAMIKRCGRTYKEQEIADICEEKNKHYQQLISKLTAEDAQPGIRAFIQQLANRNIPMVIASASQNAELVLTQLQLIDYFQDVVDVTKLKKGKPDPEIFLKAAELAGADPSECVAIEDGEPGLSAILQTEMFSVGVGHEPFLKQADLYLDSTLKLTVEALERALNERQLVLK